The following coding sequences are from one Capsicum annuum cultivar UCD-10X-F1 chromosome 3, UCD10Xv1.1, whole genome shotgun sequence window:
- the LOC107864102 gene encoding uncharacterized protein LOC107864102 produces the protein MAGGNPPKPSSTKPPPPSSSSQRKSRWESSSTTPKKPSSDTKPPSTAAAASGSGDPKSKPSPKSTNPKPINNPSPKPDPNTHFGLPPFPFRDPPPPPLYGFHMLERRTIVLADGSVRSYFALPHDYQDLPAFPRPEFRGPLHGLGFERQQQFPDHWNSVGDNAMKRKFGDDGKDGMDRLRQQVLEHGNAGAIPVQPGMGTGTGTSGLSMVRGGEEMNRPAKYMRTGGFEGGAGTSRIKHNEVDQSALKKSFLNMVKSIYDSSSLKRNYFADGKQGRLQCLACNRTSKDCPDMHSLIMHAYNPDSADSLMEHLAFHKALCVLMGWNYLTPPDHSKSYQILSAGEATANRDDLILWPPLVIIHNTITGKRDDGRMEGLGNKAMDSYLRGIGFPGGKAKALYSRDGHLGVTLVKFASDQSGFMEAMRLAEYFEKENHGRNGWARLQPLTLGKDDENNPDLFKFDHRTGEKKRVFYGYLGTVNDLEKVDFDFRKKITIASRLDYKPSG, from the exons ATGGCCGGAGGTAACCCTCCAAAACCCTCGTCCACTAAACCCCCACCTCCTTCTTCCTCCTCCCAACGTAAATCCCGATGGGAATCCTCTTCCACCACCCCGAAAAAACCCTCCTCCGATACCAAACCACCTTCCACCGCTGCCGCTGCATCCGGATCCGGTGACCCCAAATCGAAACCCTCTCCAAAATCCACAAATCCCAAACCGATTAACAACCCATCACCGAAACCCGACCCGAATACTCATTTCGGATTACCCCCTTTTCCTTTCCGTGACCCGCCTCCACCTCCTCTATACGGGTTTCACATGCTGGAACGTAGGACTATAGTTCTTGCTGATGGCTCTGTGCGGTCTTACTTCGCATTACCCCATGATTATCAAGACTTACCTGCTTTTCCCCGGCCCGAGTTTCGTGGCCCCCTTCATGGCTTAGGATTCGAAAGGCAGCAGCAGTTTCCGGATCACTGGAATTCGGTAGGTGATAATGCAATGAAGAGGAAGTTTGGTGATGATGGAAAAGATGGGATGGATAGGTTAAGGCAACAGGTGTTGGAGCATGGAAATGCAGGTGCGATTCCGGTTCAGCCGGGGATGGGGACGGGGACGGGGACGAGTGGTCTGAGTATGGTTAGAGGAGGAGAAGAGATGAATAGGCCAGCTAAGTATATGAGAACGGGAGGATTTGAAGGGGGTGCGGGAACGAGTAGGATTAAGCATAATGAGGTGGATCAAAGTGCATTAAAGAAGTCTTTTTTGAATATGGTGAAGTCAATTTATGACAGTTCTAGTCTCAAAAGGAATTATTTTGCTGATGGGAAGCAAGGGCGTTTGCAGTGTCTTGCTTGTAACAG GACTTCTAAAGATTGTCCTGATATGCACTCTCTGATTATGCATGCCTACAACCCGGATAGTGCTGATTCACTTATGGAACATTTGGCCTTTCACAAAGCATTATGTGTTCTGATGGGATGGAACTATTTGACACCTCCTGATCACTCAAAGTCATATCAGATATTATCTGCTGGTGAAGCAACTGCAAACCGAGATGATCTAATTTTGTGGCCGCCCTTGGTTATAATCCATAACACTATCACAGGAAAACGTGATGATGGGCGCATGGAGGGTTTGGGAAACAAGGCAATGGATAGTTACCTTAGAG GTATTGGATTTCCCGGTGGCAAGGCAAAGGCCTTGTATAGCAGAGACGGTCATTTAGGTGTTACTCTGGTTAAGTTTGCAAGTGACCAATCAGGTTTTATGGAAGCCATGCGGTTAGCTGAATATTTTGAGAAAGAAAACCATGGAAGAAATGGTTGGGCTCGACTGCAGCCCTTGACTCTAGGCAAGGATGATGAGAACAACCCTGACCTTTTCAAGTTTGATCATAGGACTGGAGAGAAGAAGAGAGTCTTCTATGGTTATCTGGGTACTGTTAATGACTTAGAGAAGGTTGATTTCGACTTCCGAAAGAAGATCACCATTGCTAGCCGATTGGATTACAAGCCATCTGGTTAG